From Virgibacillus ihumii, the proteins below share one genomic window:
- a CDS encoding isochorismate synthase: MIEIEEELLESVLDGAIHEINDNGAKLISITRKIDAIDPLYFFVNAKQLAKDRTFWSSTAEQFYIVGIGKAFTISTDSNRFQKTERLWKDLLDEAIIHNPFQTPGTGLLALGGMSFDPGIRKSSLWEKFNHSLFVIPEYMLTVNKAGYFLTVNVRADAETNANQLAGIIRRNEEVLMKPRPVLSDGPSIKWQEEIAPRDWMDTVKLATETIEQNEADKIVLARELRVKLDGMVDIAAVLNNLIKTQSNSYVFAFEQDGHCFVGATPERLAKIEDTHVLSTCLAGTAPRGKTASEDKRIGENLLHDEKNRSEHEFVVSMIKHGMDQYCTDIEIPDHPVIYPLKNLQHLYTPITATLKDGYSIFDIIGKLHPTPALGGVPRHKSLEFIREHEQLDRGWYGAPIGWLDSNGNGEFAVAIRSGLIQGDEASLFAGCGVVRDSDPLAEYEETAIKFTPMLSVLGG, from the coding sequence ATGATCGAAATAGAGGAAGAATTGCTTGAGTCCGTGCTTGACGGGGCAATTCATGAAATAAACGACAATGGTGCAAAATTAATCAGCATCACACGTAAAATAGATGCGATCGATCCGCTGTATTTTTTTGTGAATGCAAAACAGTTAGCGAAAGATCGCACATTCTGGTCCAGTACTGCAGAACAGTTTTATATTGTCGGAATTGGCAAGGCATTTACCATCAGTACTGATTCCAACCGATTTCAAAAAACGGAAAGATTATGGAAGGACTTGCTGGATGAAGCGATAATACACAATCCTTTTCAGACGCCCGGAACTGGTCTGCTTGCGCTGGGGGGCATGTCATTTGATCCGGGAATCCGTAAATCATCACTATGGGAAAAATTTAATCACAGCTTATTTGTCATTCCTGAATACATGTTAACAGTCAATAAAGCCGGATATTTTTTGACTGTAAATGTACGGGCTGATGCGGAAACAAATGCCAATCAATTAGCTGGTATAATCAGACGGAATGAAGAAGTATTGATGAAACCGCGCCCTGTATTATCCGACGGTCCATCGATTAAGTGGCAGGAAGAGATTGCCCCCCGTGACTGGATGGATACAGTAAAGCTTGCAACAGAGACAATTGAACAGAATGAAGCGGATAAAATTGTCCTGGCCAGAGAACTTCGTGTCAAGCTGGACGGGATGGTTGACATTGCTGCGGTTTTGAATAATTTGATAAAAACGCAATCAAACAGTTATGTGTTTGCTTTTGAGCAGGATGGTCACTGTTTTGTTGGGGCAACGCCTGAACGGCTGGCTAAGATTGAAGATACACATGTACTTTCAACATGTCTGGCGGGAACCGCGCCAAGAGGAAAGACGGCCTCTGAGGACAAGCGAATTGGAGAGAATCTGCTTCACGATGAAAAAAACCGCAGTGAGCATGAATTTGTCGTCAGCATGATTAAACATGGAATGGATCAATATTGCACGGATATTGAAATACCGGATCACCCTGTGATTTACCCACTGAAAAATTTGCAACATTTATATACGCCAATAACTGCAACGTTGAAGGACGGTTACAGCATTTTCGATATAATTGGTAAACTGCATCCGACTCCGGCGCTTGGCGGGGTTCCACGTCATAAATCGCTTGAATTTATTCGTGAACATGAACAGTTGGACAGAGGCTGGTACGGGGCACCCATTGGATGGCTCGACAGTAATGGTAACGGAGAATTTGCGGTAGCAATCCGTTCAGGCCTCATTCAAGGGGATGAAGCGTCATTGTTTGCCGGCTGTGGTGTTGTACGGGATTCGGATCCACTGGCGGAATATGAGGAAACAGCTATCAAATTTACACCAATGTTGTCCGTGCTAGGAGGCTGA
- a CDS encoding 1,4-dihydroxy-2-naphthoate polyprenyltransferase, whose amino-acid sequence MNSANHTSVKQALNEKGGFQIWWRLLRPHTLTASFVPVFIGTMFAIQEHTLHVGLFIAMLLASMLIQAATNMFNEYYDFVRGLDNDQSVGIGGTIVRDGVKPKTVLNLALTFFGIAILLGVYICVASSWWIAVIGSVCMLFGYLYTGGPYPIAYTPFGEIFSGFLMGTVIICISYYIQSLEFTASVVLISLPIAIFIGGIMMSNNIRDLDGDKENGRKTLAILLGRENAIIFLAIMFTVSFVLTAIYIFAGLLPLWSLISFLSIVIAVDVIRKFRGKTKPLEMLPAMVATGKTNTIYGFLLGLSLLISNFV is encoded by the coding sequence GTGAATTCAGCAAATCATACATCAGTAAAACAAGCATTAAATGAAAAAGGCGGATTTCAAATCTGGTGGCGCCTGCTCCGCCCGCACACTTTGACTGCTTCATTTGTTCCAGTCTTTATTGGTACAATGTTTGCCATCCAGGAACATACACTTCATGTCGGATTATTCATTGCCATGCTGCTGGCCTCTATGCTTATTCAAGCCGCAACAAATATGTTTAATGAATATTACGATTTCGTGCGCGGTCTGGACAATGACCAATCTGTGGGCATTGGGGGAACGATTGTAAGGGATGGTGTCAAACCAAAAACGGTCCTGAACCTGGCACTTACCTTCTTTGGAATTGCTATCCTGCTCGGTGTCTATATTTGCGTGGCATCAAGCTGGTGGATTGCAGTAATCGGCTCGGTTTGTATGCTGTTCGGTTACTTATATACCGGAGGCCCTTACCCGATCGCCTACACGCCCTTTGGTGAAATTTTTTCCGGATTTTTGATGGGAACAGTAATCATCTGCATCAGTTATTATATCCAGTCACTCGAATTTACTGCATCGGTTGTGTTGATTTCCCTGCCGATTGCCATTTTTATCGGCGGCATCATGATGTCCAACAACATCCGTGATCTGGACGGAGATAAGGAAAACGGCCGCAAAACATTAGCAATTCTGCTTGGAAGGGAAAATGCCATTATATTTTTAGCAATCATGTTTACTGTATCATTTGTATTGACTGCGATTTATATTTTTGCCGGGCTGTTACCGTTGTGGTCACTCATTTCATTCTTAAGCATTGTAATTGCAGTGGATGTTATTAGGAAATTCCGCGGCAAAACAAAACCGCTGGAAATGCTTCCTGCCATGGTAGCTACCGGTAAAACTAACACGATATACGGATTTCTCTTAGGATTATCATTACTGATCAGCAATTTTGTATAA
- a CDS encoding hotdog fold thioesterase, translated as MDVSNTLIETLGIETVKMDKDEVIMTMPVDKRTHQPVGYLHGGASVALAETAASMGSMLNVNLETHLVFGIEINANHVKSKREGTVTASATPTHVGKTTMVWEIKITDEADNLICISRCTIGVVPKK; from the coding sequence TTGGATGTATCCAACACACTCATCGAAACACTTGGAATCGAAACAGTGAAAATGGACAAAGATGAAGTGATCATGACAATGCCGGTTGACAAGCGGACACACCAGCCTGTCGGATATCTGCACGGTGGCGCCAGTGTTGCACTTGCCGAAACCGCAGCAAGCATGGGCTCCATGTTGAATGTTAATCTGGAAACACATCTTGTTTTCGGCATTGAAATTAACGCAAATCATGTAAAAAGCAAACGCGAAGGAACGGTTACCGCATCTGCAACCCCTACACATGTCGGAAAAACAACTATGGTATGGGAAATTAAAATCACTGACGAAGCGGACAACCTAATTTGCATCTCCCGTTGTACGATTGGGGTCGTCCCAAAAAAATAG
- the menB gene encoding 1,4-dihydroxy-2-naphthoyl-CoA synthase: MSVEWKSVRTYEDIVYEKCEEGIAKITINRPEKHNAFTPQTIDELIDAFSDSRNDGNVGAIIFTGMGDKAFCSGGDQMVRGDGGYVGTDQIPRLNLLDLQRLMRFTPKPIIAMVAGYAIGGGHGLHVISDLTIAADNAIFGQTESRVGSVDAGYGQGFLAEIVGQKKAREIYYLSRQYNAQEADKMGLVNKVVPLEQLEEETIQWAKELVAKSPTALRLMKASFNADTDGLAGLQQLGGDATLLYYRTEESKEGRDAFKEKREPDFSKFPRFP, translated from the coding sequence TTGTCAGTTGAATGGAAATCAGTGCGTACATATGAAGATATTGTGTATGAGAAATGTGAAGAAGGCATTGCCAAAATCACAATCAATCGCCCGGAAAAGCACAATGCGTTTACCCCGCAAACGATTGATGAGTTGATCGATGCATTTAGCGATTCCCGAAATGACGGCAATGTCGGGGCGATTATTTTCACTGGAATGGGAGATAAGGCATTTTGTTCCGGTGGGGATCAGATGGTAAGAGGAGACGGTGGTTACGTCGGAACTGATCAGATTCCAAGACTGAATTTGCTTGACCTGCAGCGTCTTATGCGCTTCACCCCGAAACCGATTATTGCGATGGTTGCCGGTTACGCTATTGGTGGCGGTCACGGTCTTCACGTCATCTCTGATTTGACAATCGCTGCGGATAACGCAATTTTCGGTCAAACTGAGAGCCGTGTGGGCAGTGTTGACGCTGGATATGGACAAGGCTTCCTGGCCGAAATCGTTGGTCAGAAGAAGGCGCGTGAAATTTACTATTTAAGCAGGCAATACAATGCCCAAGAGGCGGATAAGATGGGTCTCGTCAATAAGGTGGTGCCGTTGGAACAGTTGGAGGAAGAAACGATTCAATGGGCAAAAGAACTTGTTGCGAAAAGCCCGACTGCCTTGCGCCTGATGAAAGCATCTTTTAACGCTGATACAGACGGTCTCGCTGGATTGCAACAACTAGGCGGTGACGCAACATTGCTGTACTACAGGACTGAGGAGTCAAAAGAGGGACGCGACGCCTTCAAAGAAAAACGCGAACCCGACTTTTCAAAATTCCCGCGTTTTCCGTAA
- a CDS encoding ECF transporter S component, whose protein sequence is MKAANVQSSKLLKLIILALLGTISLLLFFVNFPLPFLPPYLKIDFSEVPALVAALIFSPMAGVLVEAIKNMLYLIVSGAGDPIGVTANFLAGVMFIVPVAVLYHKYKGVKSIISGLVSGTVIMAIGMSVLNYLVILPAYAWFMGWGDMSSAAKWAAVSLGVLPFNIIKGIIVGMLFVPLFVKMRTWIEQKQSNLAA, encoded by the coding sequence ATGAAAGCTGCAAATGTACAATCATCAAAACTGTTAAAACTTATTATTCTGGCATTACTTGGAACGATTTCGCTGCTCCTATTTTTTGTGAATTTTCCACTGCCGTTTTTGCCGCCGTACTTGAAAATTGACTTTAGTGAGGTGCCGGCATTAGTTGCTGCACTGATTTTTTCACCGATGGCGGGGGTGCTAGTGGAGGCAATAAAAAATATGCTGTATCTGATTGTTTCAGGTGCAGGCGATCCGATTGGCGTTACAGCAAACTTCCTGGCAGGGGTTATGTTTATTGTACCTGTTGCAGTACTTTATCATAAATACAAAGGTGTAAAAAGCATTATCTCCGGATTGGTGTCCGGAACTGTCATTATGGCAATTGGTATGAGCGTATTGAATTATCTCGTTATTTTGCCTGCATATGCGTGGTTTATGGGCTGGGGTGATATGAGCAGCGCTGCAAAATGGGCAGCAGTATCACTCGGTGTTCTGCCATTTAATATTATAAAAGGTATTATAGTGGGAATGTTGTTTGTACCGCTGTTTGTAAAAATGAGAACTTGGATAGAACAAAAACAATCGAATTTAGCTGCATAA
- a CDS encoding S8 family serine peptidase translates to MKLRKKKRQVQIFSMVASLLMVFSLVMPGLSYAESSGKLHESVKDTQAVAKEKMNNRLQKQFKQKEKVTFLIKFKETTDSMKIAKQARKSAKSADLTAQKTEFVQRSAVISELKSTSLESQRNVKKYLQEQKKKGNADNIQSFYIVNGMAVTATKEVAKNVASFAEVEKILPNETRQLFNAVTKNAKTPNSGSDNVEWNVEQVRAPQVWESGIDGSGTVVASIDTGVQWNHPALKDNYRGYDEATGEVNHDFNWLDTTEGQAEPYDDLGHGTHTIGTMVGSEPDGSNQIGVAPGAQFISVKAFTSAGGTDVDLLEAAEWILAPTDSEGNARVDKAPDIVNNSWGGGPGLDEWYRDVVINWRAAGILPVFSAGNTGLFNPGGPGSVAAPANYPESFAVGATDSNNNLAGFSLEGPSPYDEIKPDVSAPGVGVRSSVPGSGYEGGWSGTSMAAPAVAGVAALMHQVDSGLTVDEMEQIMMDTAIPLTDDEYPESPNNGYGYGLVNANAAVAAIQSGIGTIEGTVTKPGEDSEAPVLDHNPPSQTYEGMDLDLNVQVSDNISVNTVQLSYLDTNGDWQTIDAGRISGDFKDGEYEATIPGDQIAEGTLTYKWIVNDFGDNEVVSEEYNVEVKAGISVGYSEDFEADPTGWSSFGTNNSWEWGEPTSGPDSAASGEKVYATNLDGEYGDDTNATLVMPPIDLPEGNAYLQFNQWHNLEKYDSGNAYDFGHVFISTDREEWTQLQQIEGDSNGWAPAEVDLSEYSGQRVYIGFNLTTDGSVTEPGWYIDDVALTDTSQSSKASLGKQKGNNGNNGDKNRLFRGNGLGVVKANPKAGLKENVNPDKIKPLMPKEEKPPVKEDAVNPNLLPMSATVSVLESGRSVTTDPATGNYSLSHAAGTYTLKAESYGFASEEQSVTLEADATVQADFTLEELPQATISGTITDQQTGEPIEGATIMLVEDANVEPVTSDENGNYSITGYEGTYTVKVLARDYYSKEIEVNLTEDKQLDIELEPFYTYPGGEIGYDDGTAENARAFYDAGNGWAVKMSLPEGKDSAVVTEGVFQFHGTDWPVPGGTDFAVEVWDASGPDGAPGEKIAGPIDAEAIRDLDEWTVVDLREQNIIVDGDFYMVYIQKNDNPNAPGLATDESSTNAERSYQYVGGTWSPSPVSEGNYMIRARVSYEVAAPEITSPDEGLITNDSNLTVEGTASPTTTIQLMNNGEEAGTAEIGDDGKFAIDVELTEGANEFKAVSKLDGAVTGESDPVTVTLDTMQPELTIDSPQDGDKTNRETVTVEGTVADANLDFVKVNGRTADVADDGSYSKRILLNNGENEIEVVSKDLAGNTTTKTVTIDVDFVAPTISNLTPTEDKHLDSGESVRIEFDSEPGQEATFFIHMPLTNAKAKVSNATELPMMEMEDGHYVGYWTAPSNVVAEGAVIEVKVVDDFGNETRQTTDGKLFINVEGDE, encoded by the coding sequence ATGAAATTGCGCAAGAAAAAGCGTCAAGTGCAGATCTTTAGTATGGTCGCATCACTGCTTATGGTATTTTCGCTTGTAATGCCGGGGCTTTCTTACGCCGAGTCGAGTGGAAAACTTCATGAATCGGTTAAAGACACCCAGGCTGTTGCAAAAGAAAAGATGAACAACCGGCTGCAAAAGCAGTTTAAGCAGAAGGAAAAAGTGACTTTCCTGATTAAGTTTAAAGAAACAACAGATTCGATGAAGATCGCAAAACAAGCCAGGAAAAGTGCAAAATCTGCAGATCTTACCGCACAAAAGACAGAATTTGTGCAGCGTTCAGCAGTAATTTCCGAACTGAAGTCAACCTCCCTTGAGTCACAGCGCAATGTAAAGAAATATTTGCAGGAGCAAAAGAAAAAAGGCAATGCTGACAATATTCAATCGTTTTATATTGTCAATGGGATGGCTGTTACTGCTACTAAGGAAGTGGCGAAAAATGTAGCAAGCTTTGCCGAAGTCGAGAAAATTTTACCTAACGAAACAAGGCAGCTATTTAATGCTGTGACAAAAAATGCTAAAACACCTAATTCAGGATCAGATAATGTGGAGTGGAATGTGGAACAAGTCAGAGCTCCACAGGTTTGGGAATCGGGTATCGACGGCTCCGGTACAGTTGTTGCCAGTATTGATACCGGTGTTCAGTGGAATCACCCGGCTTTGAAAGATAACTACCGTGGTTATGATGAGGCAACAGGTGAAGTAAATCATGATTTTAATTGGCTTGATACAACGGAAGGTCAAGCTGAGCCATATGATGATTTGGGGCATGGTACACACACAATCGGTACAATGGTAGGAAGTGAACCGGACGGATCCAATCAGATTGGTGTTGCACCGGGGGCGCAGTTTATTTCCGTAAAAGCATTTACATCTGCGGGCGGAACGGACGTTGATCTGCTTGAGGCTGCTGAATGGATTTTGGCACCGACAGATTCAGAAGGGAATGCCCGTGTCGATAAGGCGCCTGATATTGTAAATAATTCCTGGGGAGGCGGACCAGGACTCGATGAATGGTATCGTGATGTTGTAATCAACTGGAGAGCCGCAGGAATTTTGCCGGTATTCTCTGCCGGTAACACTGGTTTGTTTAATCCAGGTGGTCCCGGTTCCGTTGCAGCACCAGCAAATTATCCGGAATCTTTTGCAGTTGGGGCAACGGATAGTAATAATAATTTAGCAGGTTTTTCATTGGAGGGACCATCACCTTATGATGAAATAAAACCTGACGTTTCGGCACCCGGAGTAGGGGTACGATCCTCTGTACCTGGAAGTGGATATGAAGGCGGTTGGAGCGGCACTTCAATGGCTGCACCGGCAGTAGCGGGTGTCGCAGCGTTGATGCATCAGGTTGACAGCGGCCTGACTGTCGATGAAATGGAGCAGATTATGATGGATACTGCCATTCCATTAACCGATGACGAATATCCTGAGTCACCGAATAATGGATATGGATATGGTCTGGTTAATGCAAATGCTGCCGTAGCAGCCATTCAAAGTGGAATAGGCACAATTGAAGGTACGGTTACAAAGCCTGGTGAAGATAGTGAGGCACCTGTACTTGACCACAATCCTCCAAGTCAAACGTATGAAGGTATGGATCTTGATTTGAATGTTCAGGTTAGTGACAACATCAGTGTCAATACGGTTCAATTGAGCTACCTTGATACGAATGGGGACTGGCAGACGATTGATGCCGGGCGTATCTCCGGTGATTTTAAAGATGGAGAATATGAAGCCACAATTCCCGGCGATCAAATTGCTGAAGGAACCCTGACATATAAATGGATCGTTAACGATTTTGGCGATAATGAAGTTGTCAGTGAAGAATATAACGTTGAAGTAAAAGCTGGTATTTCCGTTGGATATTCGGAAGATTTTGAAGCAGACCCTACTGGTTGGAGTTCTTTTGGAACCAATAACAGTTGGGAGTGGGGTGAACCAACATCAGGTCCTGATAGTGCAGCATCAGGTGAAAAGGTTTATGCAACAAACCTTGATGGCGAATATGGGGACGATACGAATGCAACATTAGTTATGCCGCCGATTGACTTACCGGAAGGAAATGCATATTTGCAGTTCAATCAGTGGCATAACCTGGAAAAATACGATTCCGGAAATGCCTATGATTTCGGCCATGTATTCATTTCCACTGATCGTGAGGAATGGACGCAACTGCAGCAAATAGAAGGCGATTCAAACGGTTGGGCCCCTGCAGAAGTTGATTTATCTGAATACAGCGGTCAGCGTGTATATATCGGGTTTAATTTGACCACTGACGGAAGTGTTACTGAACCGGGCTGGTATATTGATGATGTAGCATTAACGGATACGTCACAAAGCAGCAAAGCCTCCCTTGGAAAGCAAAAGGGTAATAACGGTAACAATGGCGATAAGAATCGTCTGTTCCGCGGCAATGGACTTGGCGTTGTTAAGGCTAATCCGAAAGCTGGTTTGAAGGAAAACGTTAATCCCGATAAGATCAAGCCGTTAATGCCTAAAGAAGAAAAACCACCTGTTAAGGAGGACGCAGTAAATCCAAATCTGCTGCCAATGAGTGCGACTGTAAGTGTATTGGAATCCGGTCGTTCGGTAACGACTGATCCGGCAACAGGTAACTATTCATTAAGCCATGCAGCAGGAACCTATACACTGAAAGCAGAATCGTACGGGTTTGCATCAGAAGAACAATCCGTAACACTGGAAGCAGATGCTACCGTGCAGGCAGACTTTACCCTTGAAGAACTTCCACAGGCAACAATCAGCGGTACGATTACTGACCAGCAGACAGGTGAACCTATTGAAGGTGCAACCATCATGCTGGTGGAGGATGCTAACGTTGAGCCTGTCACTTCTGATGAAAATGGTAACTATTCCATTACGGGATATGAAGGAACATACACTGTAAAAGTGCTTGCAAGAGATTACTACAGTAAGGAAATTGAAGTAAACCTTACTGAAGACAAACAACTTGATATCGAGCTGGAACCATTTTACACGTATCCTGGCGGTGAAATCGGCTATGATGATGGAACTGCAGAAAATGCACGTGCATTCTATGATGCTGGAAATGGCTGGGCAGTAAAAATGTCCTTGCCTGAGGGTAAAGACTCAGCTGTCGTGACAGAAGGTGTCTTCCAGTTCCATGGTACGGACTGGCCGGTTCCGGGTGGCACAGACTTTGCGGTTGAAGTATGGGATGCATCCGGTCCTGATGGTGCACCCGGCGAAAAGATTGCCGGTCCAATCGATGCTGAAGCAATTCGTGATCTGGACGAGTGGACTGTCGTTGATCTTCGCGAACAGAATATAATTGTTGACGGCGATTTCTATATGGTGTATATCCAAAAAAATGATAATCCGAATGCACCAGGGCTTGCAACGGATGAAAGCAGCACAAATGCTGAACGCAGTTACCAATATGTCGGCGGAACATGGTCACCATCACCAGTCAGTGAGGGTAACTATATGATTCGCGCCCGGGTCAGCTATGAAGTTGCCGCTCCGGAAATCACTTCACCGGACGAAGGTTTGATTACAAATGATTCGAACCTGACTGTTGAAGGTACTGCATCCCCTACCACTACGATTCAGCTCATGAATAACGGGGAAGAAGCGGGAACTGCCGAAATTGGTGACGATGGTAAATTTGCCATCGACGTGGAGCTGACAGAAGGTGCAAATGAATTCAAAGCAGTATCTAAATTGGATGGTGCTGTCACAGGTGAATCTGATCCGGTCACCGTTACGCTGGATACAATGCAACCTGAACTGACCATTGACAGTCCTCAGGATGGGGATAAAACAAATCGTGAGACCGTGACTGTCGAAGGAACTGTTGCAGATGCCAATCTTGATTTTGTAAAAGTCAATGGACGCACAGCAGACGTTGCTGATGATGGATCATACTCCAAGCGGATTCTGCTGAACAACGGAGAAAATGAAATCGAAGTTGTTTCCAAAGACTTGGCCGGTAATACGACTACGAAAACGGTGACGATTGACGTGGACTTTGTAGCACCGACGATCAGTAATCTGACACCGACTGAGGATAAACATCTTGATTCAGGTGAAAGTGTACGGATTGAATTTGACAGTGAGCCTGGACAAGAAGCAACATTCTTTATTCACATGCCACTGACAAATGCCAAGGCAAAAGTGTCCAATGCTACCGAACTTCCTATGATGGAAATGGAAGACGGACATTATGTCGGCTACTGGACTGCACCAAGTAACGTGGTCGCAGAGGGTGCTGTGATTGAAGTGAAAGTCGTCGATGACTTTGGTAATGAAACACGTCAAACAACGGACGGTAAACTGTTTATCAATGTCGAAGGCGATGAATAA
- a CDS encoding M20/M25/M40 family metallo-hydrolase has translation MEKANRDFLLELLHTPSPSSNEVEIQKKWISYVQNFADEIKTDHAGNAIGVLNPAAPFKVLLAGHCDEIALVINRIDEDGFLHFDKMGGINPKAAVGMKVTVLGYNGQVTGVIGVNAQHHGGLKNDFDLEDLFIDCGYRKKEEAEKYVQIGDLAVYKTDPEILMDRYVSGRGLDNRTGSFIVAEVLKRLSETGSNVGVYAASTVNEETNMGGAYFAAAGIEPTMALAIDVTFATDYPGVNKNKHGDVKLEGGPVLAKGAPINSKINKLLEKTARELKMNVQYELTPRMTGTDADRMRLTGRGVPVSLVSLPLRYMHSPVESASIKDIEEEIELLVTMIANLDGDESLNPLED, from the coding sequence ATGGAAAAAGCGAACCGGGACTTCTTGCTGGAACTATTACATACACCTTCACCATCAAGCAATGAAGTGGAAATTCAGAAAAAGTGGATCAGCTATGTACAGAATTTTGCAGATGAAATCAAAACGGATCATGCAGGAAACGCAATTGGTGTCCTCAATCCTGCTGCACCGTTTAAAGTGCTGCTGGCCGGTCATTGTGATGAAATTGCTCTCGTTATTAACCGGATTGATGAGGATGGATTTTTGCATTTTGACAAAATGGGCGGCATTAACCCGAAAGCCGCTGTCGGGATGAAGGTTACCGTCCTCGGCTATAATGGACAGGTAACAGGTGTAATCGGGGTCAATGCCCAGCACCATGGCGGGTTGAAAAATGATTTTGATTTGGAAGATTTGTTTATCGACTGTGGGTACCGCAAAAAAGAAGAAGCGGAAAAATATGTGCAGATCGGGGATTTAGCGGTCTATAAAACAGATCCCGAAATACTGATGGACCGTTATGTATCCGGCCGCGGCCTGGATAACCGGACAGGGTCGTTTATCGTAGCAGAAGTTTTGAAACGGCTGTCTGAAACGGGAAGTAATGTCGGTGTATACGCGGCAAGTACTGTTAATGAAGAAACGAATATGGGCGGGGCATATTTTGCTGCTGCCGGGATTGAACCAACCATGGCCCTTGCCATCGATGTGACGTTCGCGACTGACTACCCGGGTGTAAATAAAAACAAGCATGGTGATGTAAAATTGGAAGGTGGACCGGTATTGGCAAAAGGTGCGCCGATTAACAGTAAAATCAATAAGCTGCTCGAGAAAACTGCACGGGAACTGAAGATGAATGTGCAGTATGAGCTGACACCGAGAATGACAGGAACCGATGCGGACAGAATGCGTTTGACAGGCCGGGGAGTACCCGTGTCACTCGTTTCGCTTCCACTTCGTTATATGCATTCACCGGTGGAATCGGCAAGCATAAAAGATATTGAAGAAGAAATCGAATTGCTGGTAACGATGATTGCTAATTTGGATGGGGATGAAAGTCTGAATCCACTTGAAGACTGA
- a CDS encoding thioredoxin family protein, which produces MNLNDWFDKGMNPDAYIEAMEQNKENLLHIYDNFTPPEDDAFIQELQNKNLRAIVLTEDWCGDAMLNIPVLLRLAEQAHVPVRMLLRDQNLELMDQYLTNGKSRSIPIFIFIDEDGKEAAKWGPRADKVQEYVDESRQKLPAKEADDYDEKAKEMYMFMSKSFRDNASFWKSVYESIKNTLK; this is translated from the coding sequence ATGAATCTGAACGACTGGTTTGATAAAGGGATGAACCCTGATGCTTATATCGAGGCAATGGAACAGAACAAAGAAAACCTGCTGCATATTTACGACAACTTCACACCACCTGAGGACGATGCATTTATACAAGAATTACAGAATAAAAATTTGCGTGCTATTGTTCTAACTGAAGATTGGTGTGGTGATGCGATGTTGAATATCCCTGTATTGTTGCGGTTGGCAGAACAGGCACACGTTCCGGTTCGTATGCTTTTAAGAGATCAGAACCTCGAACTGATGGATCAATACCTGACCAACGGCAAATCCCGCTCTATCCCTATTTTTATTTTCATTGATGAGGATGGAAAGGAAGCAGCAAAATGGGGACCGCGTGCCGATAAAGTCCAGGAATATGTCGATGAATCCAGACAAAAGCTTCCGGCGAAAGAGGCCGATGACTATGATGAAAAAGCAAAAGAAATGTACATGTTTATGTCCAAATCATTCCGCGACAACGCGTCTTTTTGGAAGTCGGTTTATGAAAGCATTAAAAATACATTGAAATAA